GTCGGCCAGCCGACGGAAAAGCGCCAGCGCCGTGTGTGCGGATGGCCGATCGAGCGAGGCAAGCGGCTCATCTAGCAACAGCGCGCGCGGCTGCATCGCCAGCGTCGCGGCGATCACCACTTTCTGCTGCTCGCCGCCGCTCAGCGAGTGGGTATCGCGGTCGAGCAGGTGCTCGATGCGCAACTGGCGCGCGGCCGCGTGGACGCGCGCGATGATCTGCTCGCGCGGCAGGCCGATGTTCTCCAAGCCGAAGGCGATCTCGTTCAGGACGCGCGCGGCGACGATTTGCTTGTCGGGGTCTTGCATGACTGTGCCCACGCGTCGGGCCAATTGCGCTAATGACAGGCCGGCGGTAGACTGATCGAAGCAACGAATCTCTCCCTGCAGTGTTCCATTTTTGTAGCTGTGCGGGATCAAGCCGTTGATGCAGCGGATGAGCGTGGTCTTGCCGCTGCCGCTTCGACCGACAACCAGCGTCACCTCGCCGGCGCGGAAGCCCAAAGTAACGTCGCGCAGCGCGGGAGCGGCGCGGTTGGCATAGGTGTAGCTCAGGCCGGTGATATTGATCGCCACAGCAAACAGGCTCTTGAGGTTTGAGCAACTCGCAAAGCCTAAGCTCTGAATTGTAAACAGCTCACTCACACATTCACAAATACAGGAGAAGAAACATGACTTCAACTGCTTCCAGTCCTTGGTCGGTCAACACGCGCACCATCGTGTTGGCCGCCATCTTCGGCGCAATGGTCGTCGCGCTACAGATCGTCGGCATCGGTTCGATCCCCGTGCCGAACCTGAGCGGCGCAATGACGACGCTGCTCATCCCGGTCATCCTCGGCGCGATCATCGGCGGGCCGATCGTCGGCATGTTCGCCGGGCTGATCATGGGCGTCATTTACCTGATCCTGCCGGCGACGGCTGCCTTCGGCCCGATCACGCTGATCGTGCCGCGGTTGCTGTTCGCGCTCGTCGCGTGGGCCGTATATCTCGCACTGAAGCGAGAGCCGGGCGACACGACGAACACGATCCTCGCGAGCGCCGCTGCCGGCGCCGCCGGCGCGCTGACGAACACCGTGACCGCCGTCGGCATCGCCATCGTGCTCGGCCAGGTGCCGGCATCGGTCATTCCGGCCATCATCCCTCAAGCGCTGATCGAGCTGGTCGGCTGCGCCATCATCATCCCGATCGTCATGGTCGCGGTCGAAGCTTCGCTCAAAGCACGCACGGCTTGACGCAGCGAACCGCCGGGAGAGGCTAGGTGGGCTGCCCCGGTATGAAATCTCGCGCGCACGGCAGGCCGCCCAGCGGCTCGGCAGCCCACACAGCATTGATCACCGCCTGCGCCACGGCTTCGGCCGCCAGCGCACCGATCACGCTGACATCGGCGCGCAGCTCGCCCAGCGAGAGGGCGAAGATCGCGTCGCCGTCCAACATCGTGTGGATCGGTCGAATGACGCGGGCCAGGCCATCGTGCGCCATCTGGGCCACCTTGGCCGCGTGATGCTTGGGCAGATCGGCATTGGTTGCCACCACGGCCAGCGTGGTGTTCTGCCCGCGCTGCTGTTCGGCCAACCGCGCGATGGTCAATCCGTCCGCGTCGGCCAGGTAAGCCATCGTATCGGCAAAACCGCTGCCATCGGGGTTGCGCGCGCCGGCGATGATGCGCCCGGTCTGCGGGTGGACGACGTCGCCAAAGGCGTTCACGGCGGCAAGCGCCGCGACGATCACGCCCCGCTCCAGGCGGATCGCGGCCGAGCCGATGCCGGCCTTCGTGGCCCGCGCAAAGCCGAACGCTTTGCCGCAGCTCGCTCCTGTGCCCGCGCCGACGTTGCCCTGGGCAACCGGCGCATCGGTCGCTGCGTCGCACGCAGCATAGCCGGCTGCGGCATCAGGCCGCACATCGGCGCGAGACACGGGCAAATCAAACAGGATGGCTGCCGGGACGATGGGCACTCTCGCTACGCCGACATCAAAGCCATAGCCGCGCTCCTCCAACCAGCGCATCACGCCATCTGCCGCCGAGAGGCCGTATGCGCTGCCGCCGCTCAGCAGCACCGCATGCACGCGATCCACACCGCTGGTCGGTTCCAGCAGCGGCGTTTCGCGCGTTCCGGGCGCGCCGCCGCGGATATCTACGCCGGCAACTGCGCCTTGCGGGCACAGCACAACGGTGCAGCCGGTGCCGGCTTCCGAGTTCGTCCAATGGCCTACGCTCAGGCCGGGGATGGCGGTGAGGGTGGTGTTCATCTTACGACCCTATCCCAGATACCGCAGCGCCGCCAGCACATACATGCGCGCGGCCAGCTTGATCTCTGCGATGCTCACCCATTCGTCCACGTGGTGCGGGATGTGGATGTCACCCGGCCCACAGGTGACGATGGGAATGCCTTTTCGCGCGTGCAGGATGGTGCCATCGGTGCTGCCGGGCACGCCCCCGTAGATCGGCAATCCGCCAGTGAGGTCGGTGTAGGCAGATGCCAGCGATCGCACGACGGGATGATCGCGCTCGGTGTGGGTAGGATGACGCACCTCGATCACCTGATATTCGTATCGCAAGCGATCATCAACCGCGACACACGCAGCAAGCATCTGCTCGATGCGCCGGGTGATCTCATCGGGATCCTGGCCGGGGATCAGGCGGATGTCGAGCACGCATTCTGCTGCGCCGGGCATGACGCTGTTTTGCGGCTCACCCTCGCCGCGCGCAGGCGACATGACGATGGTCGGCGTGATGCTGGGCTGGCCGAGAAACTCATGCCGGCCATGTCGGGCGATCTCGCGCTCTTCCAACGCTTGCACCATTGTTAAGAATCGCGCCAGCGGGTATGCGCTGTTCACGCCGGTCAGCGGCATCGCGCCGTGGCTCATCACGCCGCGTATCATGCAGCGCACCCACATCACGCCTTTCTGCGCGATGCACAGGTGATTTTCTTCCGGCTCACACACGATGCAAGCCGTCACGCGGTCGGCCCAGCCGCGCTCCACGAAGTGCTTGATGCCGATCATGCCGCCTTCTTCGTCGCACACTGCGCCAAACAGGATGTCGCCGCCCAGTTCAACGCCGCTTCGAGCGATGGCTTTGATCGCCGCCAAGGCGCAGCACAGGCCGGCTTTCATGTCGTTCGCCCCGCGCCCGTAGATGCGCCCATCGCGGATCGTCGCGCTGAACGGCGGATCGGTCCACCGAGCCGGGTCGCCCTCGGTGACCACATCGGTGTGGCCCTCGAACATGAGTAACCGGCGATCGGCGGTTGGCGATTGAGGCGGGTGGCGCAGCTCATCTATCGAGAAATCGGGGCGCGTGGAGTAAGCCGCAATGACGTTGGGCCGGCCGGGGATGACAAACTCGAAACGCGTTTGCAGGCCGATCTCGCGGCAACGCGCCTCCACCCAGCGCGCAGCGGCTTCTTCGCCGACGCCCTCGCCGGGTTTCCACACGCTGGGGATGCGCGTCAGCGCTTGCACCCAGCGGATCAACTCATCATCGTCAACGTGCTCGAGCGCGCGTCGTTCAAGATCAGAGAGCATAGCGGTTGTTTTCGCATCAGTGATATGTTGGGGCTTCAAGTTGTGCAGGGAATAGGTTGGTTAGACGCCGATGATTCAGGCGATGGACGAGATTACAGCGGCGGCGTGAAGCGTCCGTCCTGCGCCGTCCAGCCGGCATCCACATAGAGCACCGCGCCGGTCACGTATGAGCTGGCATCGGAGGCAAGATATACCACCGCGCCGGCCATCTCGTGCGGCTGGGCCCAGCGTTTGAAGGCATTCTTCTCGGCATAGGCGCGATACCAGTCGGGA
The window above is part of the Candidatus Roseilinea sp. genome. Proteins encoded here:
- a CDS encoding peptidase S58, yielding MNTTLTAIPGLSVGHWTNSEAGTGCTVVLCPQGAVAGVDIRGGAPGTRETPLLEPTSGVDRVHAVLLSGGSAYGLSAADGVMRWLEERGYGFDVGVARVPIVPAAILFDLPVSRADVRPDAAAGYAACDAATDAPVAQGNVGAGTGASCGKAFGFARATKAGIGSAAIRLERGVIVAALAAVNAFGDVVHPQTGRIIAGARNPDGSGFADTMAYLADADGLTIARLAEQQRGQNTTLAVVATNADLPKHHAAKVAQMAHDGLARVIRPIHTMLDGDAIFALSLGELRADVSVIGALAAEAVAQAVINAVWAAEPLGGLPCARDFIPGQPT
- a CDS encoding acetylornithine deacetylase is translated as MLSDLERRALEHVDDDELIRWVQALTRIPSVWKPGEGVGEEAAARWVEARCREIGLQTRFEFVIPGRPNVIAAYSTRPDFSIDELRHPPQSPTADRRLLMFEGHTDVVTEGDPARWTDPPFSATIRDGRIYGRGANDMKAGLCCALAAIKAIARSGVELGGDILFGAVCDEEGGMIGIKHFVERGWADRVTACIVCEPEENHLCIAQKGVMWVRCMIRGVMSHGAMPLTGVNSAYPLARFLTMVQALEEREIARHGRHEFLGQPSITPTIVMSPARGEGEPQNSVMPGAAECVLDIRLIPGQDPDEITRRIEQMLAACVAVDDRLRYEYQVIEVRHPTHTERDHPVVRSLASAYTDLTGGLPIYGGVPGSTDGTILHARKGIPIVTCGPGDIHIPHHVDEWVSIAEIKLAARMYVLAALRYLG